The following nucleotide sequence is from bacterium.
TTAACAGTAGTCCCCGCAGGGGTTTTTTGCGCACAAAGCGATATCCTCTGGGCAAGTTATTGTCAAATGTCACTCTAGAATCTCTGTAAATTTCATTGAGTTTTTACCTTCCACATCTGACCCAGCTAAAGCTATGATGACTAGGTATTAAAATACAAAAACCATGCGTCTTAATTTTGATCTCAAAATCCAGCCAGCCCTACTAAGTCAAGTAGCAAAGCTTGAACGCTTAATGGGACAACTCGAAACTAAACTTGAGAGAAATTTCCACTCTAAGCCCTATGCTGAAATCACTAATTCCATTAACTCGCTCTGCGCACTCAGATCTGTAAAGCGAGCCGATCAGACTCAAATTAGAATCGAAGAAATTTTAGTCAAAAAGATCATCGACAATGGGGTCATGCCGGGGAAGCGCGACCTTTTAAGTTTAGCTTCACTGCTGGCTGGGATTGATACTCCCGGTGTTGGCATTAAAGTGCGCTCAGAAGCGGCAAGTTTTTATGGGCAGCTTGCTCCGATTATTGTTCCGGAACAGATCTTTCCCACGCTGGCCCCCTATATGGTCGAGCGGCGTGTGGATGAAATCTTAGAATGGGTTCGAGTAGAGCTCGAAAAGTGGCCTGCACAAGATGCTGAGTGGCCCCCAGTAATCGTGATCAGTGCTGCCTTTGTCATGCTTTTACAGGCCTATCCCGTTGGAGACTTAACTCATCCTTGCGCGCTACTTTTGATGCTCTGTCTTTTCAATCAACACAATTTCAGCCTTGCGACTGAATCTAATTTGATTGGCTATTTCGAAACATATCGAAGTCATTATTTTCAGCTACTACGCGAAGCAGAGAAAAGCCTGTTTGCAAACTGGGCGACACTGAGCCCCTGGATCGGGTTTGTGATTGATGCCCTGACTGCTGGAGCGCAAAAACTTTTAAGTGAATCAAATTATAAGGAACTGCGTCCGCGGCTGACCACAACTCAAGAAGAAATCCTTAATTGCATCCGCAAAAACTCCCCTGCATCACGGGAGATTATTGCCGAAGCAACAGGAATTAATCTGGCAACGGTAAAGTATAATTTGGGAATTCTCGTCGAGCAGCGCTACCTCAACCGGGTGGGTAATGGGCGGGCGACAAGTTATCGACCAGTGTAGTGCTAATATCTACGTGCAAATATTCGCTTAGGCTTGAACTTATACTTCCACTTATCCTTATACTTTACCTTCCCTTTTTAAATTTGTCCCGTCCTGAATAGAGTCCACACCTAATTGAGGAAGGTGAAGGTTTAGATAAAAAAGGATCAGTTCAAGTTCAAGCCTAAGAAATAAAGGCATCGGTCCCAATTTATTCCCAGCGCTACGCTAGGCATTAATTCGCTCTAAAATGCGCTCAAATTCCTCGTGTGAGAAAAAACTCACGCGCATCTCGCCTGCCCCAGTTACGTTCATGTTCAAAGACACCTTCGTGCCCAAAGCCCGACGTAATCGATTCTCAAGTTCGGCAATTTGTGGTGTTTTATTGTTGCTTGTTGCTTCAGCTTTGCTACGTTTTTTCGGGCTTTTTTCTTGCGCTAGGCGCTCGAGCGAGCGCACTGAGATGTTCTCTTGCACAATCTGTTCTGCCAGCCGAATTTGTTCTACTCCGTCTTCAAGCATTAAAAGTGCCCGGCCGTGTCCGGCTGTTAATTTTCCAGTTTCTAGATAATGAAGAACTTGAGCGGGCAGTTTTAAAAGTCGCAAGGCATTAACAACCGAGGTGCGGTCTTTGCCCACTGTTTTGGCTATTTCTACATGCGAGCTACCGAATTCATCCTGTAACCGCGCGTAGGCTTGGGCTTCTTCAATCGGGTTTAAATCGGCGCGTTGAATGTTTTCAATGATGCCAATTTCTAAAGCTTCCTTGTCGCTTAATTGCTTTAAAATCACAGGGATTTCTTGCAATTTGGCGCGCAATGCCGCTCGATATCTTCGCTCTCCGGCAACGATTTCAAAGTGCTCTGAATTATCTTGTGAATGTTTGCGACGCACGACAATCGGCTGTAGTAAGCCTGTTTCACGGATTGAGTTTGTGAGGCTTTCAAGCTCCGCTTCACTAAAGATTTTACGTGGCTGATTTGGATTTGCTGCAATCAGATTAATATCGACGACGAACACATCTCGCACTTCGTGCTCAGGGGCATGCTCCAAAGACGAAATCTTTGTCGGACTAAAATCATCGCCTACAAACGAGCCCCAGTCTTCGGCGCTTGTTGGCACGTCTGCTAAAGCGCCATTATTTACTGGATTTATCGCTGCAATTTGGTGATTTACCGAATTAATTGTTTCAGTGCTGGAGCGATTTTCTGCTCGACTTTCTGCTCTCCCTTCAATCACTTCAAAATGTCTTTTTGAGGGTAGTGCGCTAGCTGAGCTAGACACTGGAACAGAGAAGGTAGGTTCAAGTAGCGAACTTAGACCGCGACCAAGCGCAACTCTTCGGGTCGAGGCAGCACTATGGGTTTGGTAAGTATGGCTATTCTCCCGCGCGGACTTTGTTCTCGCTGTAAATGATTTAGAATTTGCCTTTCTTGACTTATGTAGCTTGGAGGCAATTTTCGATCCTAGTTTCTTCTCAATATTTTTCTTTGTAGTTTTCTTAGTTTTCATAAAATATTCTTTAATTTCAATATGTTATATTATTTTAGCGATTATTTCTTTCTGCTTTAAGCTCTGTTTGTTGTGGTTCATCTTGCTGATAGGCTTTCCCCTTGAGGCGCCTTTCTAGTTCATCTGCTAAGCTTTTATAGGCAACTGAACCTGGAGAATTTGGATCATAAAAAATAATAGGACGCCCAAAGCTTGGACTTTCACTTAAA
It contains:
- a CDS encoding winged helix-turn-helix domain-containing protein produces the protein MRLNFDLKIQPALLSQVAKLERLMGQLETKLERNFHSKPYAEITNSINSLCALRSVKRADQTQIRIEEILVKKIIDNGVMPGKRDLLSLASLLAGIDTPGVGIKVRSEAASFYGQLAPIIVPEQIFPTLAPYMVERRVDEILEWVRVELEKWPAQDAEWPPVIVISAAFVMLLQAYPVGDLTHPCALLLMLCLFNQHNFSLATESNLIGYFETYRSHYFQLLREAEKSLFANWATLSPWIGFVIDALTAGAQKLLSESNYKELRPRLTTTQEEILNCIRKNSPASREIIAEATGINLATVKYNLGILVEQRYLNRVGNGRATSYRPV
- a CDS encoding ParB/RepB/Spo0J family partition protein, which translates into the protein MKTKKTTKKNIEKKLGSKIASKLHKSRKANSKSFTARTKSARENSHTYQTHSAASTRRVALGRGLSSLLEPTFSVPVSSSASALPSKRHFEVIEGRAESRAENRSSTETINSVNHQIAAINPVNNGALADVPTSAEDWGSFVGDDFSPTKISSLEHAPEHEVRDVFVVDINLIAANPNQPRKIFSEAELESLTNSIRETGLLQPIVVRRKHSQDNSEHFEIVAGERRYRAALRAKLQEIPVILKQLSDKEALEIGIIENIQRADLNPIEEAQAYARLQDEFGSSHVEIAKTVGKDRTSVVNALRLLKLPAQVLHYLETGKLTAGHGRALLMLEDGVEQIRLAEQIVQENISVRSLERLAQEKSPKKRSKAEATSNNKTPQIAELENRLRRALGTKVSLNMNVTGAGEMRVSFFSHEEFERILERINA